Proteins encoded together in one Chitinophaga sp. LS1 window:
- a CDS encoding ABC transporter permease encodes MFKSYFIIAYRNLLRSKSFSLINITGLVLGIGCCMLICLWIYNEVSYDKFHKNKDYLYQAWNRGTFDNKLQCWNVVPDPLAAALKDEYAGIKNTCRTDIRWFVTAVGEKKLSTKALVVDPSFLSMFSFPLVKGNRETVLNDVLSIVITEKMAKKMFGTADPMDQIITINKDQFKVTGVLKDLPLNSTFNFEYLLPWKYYAYLSGNEDASWKNNSVNVFVQLTPNTTAAAINQQIRDVTKKHTGDKEDTEVFLHPMSKWHLYSNFENGVISGGRIEIVRLFGIIASFILLIACINFMNLSTARSEKRAKEVGIRKAVGAQKKSLILQFLLESLMVVTIAGILALIGVFLLLPVFNLLINQELVLPYGNWIFWATLVGFILLTGLLAGSYPAFFLSSFHPAGIFRRTFKKGHGTINHRKVLVVLQFCIAITLIISTVIVVRQLEHARNRNAGFSGDLLMYHWNNPTLNNNFGALKNELLSTGIATSVTRTASQLTEPFSSSTSVKWRGKEPNDNTDFERGAQDEGLITTAGLQLLHGRDLDLARYPADSTAVIINESAMKAMGFTHPIGEVVHEFETDYHVVGVFGDYIFGSPYEHTHPMIIVGAKNMFFNIIHMKLAAGGDVVKQVQAAEKLFNKYNPDYPFEYHFVNKDYELKFVDMSIVARLTTLFAVLTVLISCLGLFGLASYMAEERIKEIGIRKVLGASVVRIISLLTKDFLVLVGIALLIAAPIAWYAMHQWLQRYAYRTMIDWWVFVATGLLVILISLLTTGYHACKAALMNPVKSLKSD; translated from the coding sequence ATGTTTAAAAGTTACTTCATTATAGCATACAGGAACCTGCTACGGAGCAAATCCTTTTCCCTGATCAATATTACAGGGTTAGTATTGGGTATTGGATGCTGTATGCTGATATGTTTATGGATCTATAATGAAGTCAGCTATGACAAGTTTCATAAGAATAAAGATTATCTATACCAGGCGTGGAACAGAGGCACTTTTGATAATAAACTGCAATGCTGGAATGTGGTACCTGATCCATTGGCTGCAGCACTGAAGGATGAATATGCCGGTATAAAAAACACCTGCCGTACAGATATCCGCTGGTTTGTAACGGCTGTAGGCGAAAAGAAACTTTCTACAAAGGCACTTGTGGTGGATCCGTCCTTTTTATCGATGTTCAGTTTTCCGCTGGTAAAGGGGAATCGGGAGACAGTGTTGAATGATGTTTTATCGATTGTGATCACAGAGAAGATGGCGAAGAAAATGTTTGGTACAGCAGATCCGATGGACCAGATAATAACAATCAATAAGGATCAGTTCAAAGTGACGGGTGTTTTAAAAGATCTTCCTTTAAACAGTACATTCAATTTTGAATACCTGCTCCCATGGAAGTATTATGCTTACTTATCAGGCAATGAAGATGCTTCCTGGAAAAACAACTCAGTGAATGTATTTGTTCAACTTACACCCAATACCACAGCGGCTGCTATCAATCAACAGATCAGGGATGTTACGAAAAAACATACTGGAGACAAAGAGGATACGGAAGTTTTCCTCCATCCCATGAGTAAATGGCATTTGTATTCCAACTTTGAAAATGGGGTGATATCAGGTGGCCGTATTGAGATAGTCAGATTGTTTGGCATCATTGCCAGTTTTATATTGTTGATTGCATGTATCAATTTTATGAACCTGAGTACGGCACGAAGTGAAAAGCGGGCGAAGGAAGTAGGTATTCGTAAAGCAGTCGGTGCACAGAAAAAATCTCTCATCCTGCAGTTCCTGCTGGAATCACTTATGGTGGTGACCATTGCTGGTATATTGGCGCTCATAGGAGTATTCCTCTTGTTGCCGGTCTTCAATTTACTCATCAATCAGGAACTTGTATTACCGTATGGCAATTGGATATTCTGGGCTACACTGGTAGGTTTTATTCTACTGACCGGCTTACTGGCGGGCAGTTATCCGGCATTTTTCCTTTCTTCTTTTCATCCTGCCGGCATCTTCAGACGTACTTTCAAAAAAGGTCATGGCACGATCAATCACCGTAAGGTACTGGTGGTATTGCAATTCTGTATTGCCATCACGCTCATTATATCTACAGTGATTGTGGTCCGTCAATTAGAACACGCACGTAACAGGAATGCGGGTTTTTCTGGAGACCTGTTGATGTATCACTGGAATAATCCAACACTCAATAATAATTTTGGCGCGCTTAAGAATGAGCTGTTATCTACGGGTATTGCGACCTCCGTGACCCGTACGGCGTCACAACTGACAGAGCCGTTCAGCTCATCGACCTCCGTAAAATGGAGGGGAAAAGAGCCTAATGACAATACCGATTTTGAACGCGGCGCACAGGATGAAGGATTGATCACCACAGCAGGTCTACAACTGCTACATGGGCGGGACCTGGACCTGGCAAGGTATCCGGCTGATTCAACGGCTGTGATCATCAATGAATCGGCGATGAAGGCCATGGGCTTTACCCATCCTATTGGCGAAGTAGTGCATGAATTCGAAACAGATTATCATGTAGTAGGTGTATTTGGTGATTATATATTTGGCTCTCCTTATGAGCATACACATCCGATGATTATTGTGGGTGCAAAGAATATGTTTTTCAATATTATTCATATGAAGCTGGCAGCGGGTGGAGATGTAGTAAAACAAGTGCAGGCAGCAGAAAAACTCTTTAATAAATATAATCCGGATTATCCGTTTGAATACCATTTTGTGAACAAGGATTATGAATTGAAATTCGTGGATATGTCTATTGTGGCGCGTTTAACTACCTTATTTGCTGTGCTGACGGTGCTGATATCCTGTCTTGGTTTGTTTGGGCTGGCAAGTTATATGGCGGAAGAGCGGATTAAGGAAATTGGTATTCGCAAGGTACTGGGCGCTTCGGTCGTGAGGATTATTAGTTTGCTGACGAAGGATTTTCTGGTACTGGTAGGCATTGCGCTCTTAATAGCGGCCCCTATAGCATGGTATGCCATGCACCAGTGGTTGCAGCGATATGCTTACAGAACAATGATCGACTGGTGGGTGTTTGTAGCAACAGGGTTATTGGTGATATTGATTTCCCTGCTCACCACTGGCTATCATGCCTGCAAAGCGGCGCTGATGAATCCTGTCAAAAGTCTGAAGTCGGATTAA